In Manduca sexta isolate Smith_Timp_Sample1 unplaced genomic scaffold, JHU_Msex_v1.0 HiC_scaffold_401, whole genome shotgun sequence, the following proteins share a genomic window:
- the LOC119193339 gene encoding uncharacterized protein LOC119193339: EGDVITADGDVLRGVSRGTRLPADPRQISMGDTSLVPLYTDDDYAPSVCSCSCNCFGPNRSIPYRDPLSPVPPTNIKQIKTKYRELGGIPRYIEKASSKTRSQSLRLNSASGYLYMNAKNDFEIDPQDFKEMVAKRREQLRRGMMMYEICNEQYLNYRHSISPHSSLYSMNMRSEKSNDPLVDDYDSEKSSYAKKKLMKNIARNTRVENYFYDDAVLHFDEEYAFDGTILYAKRRKIEQNWDFTCELPKNYDQVSNDGSYGYYLPDDDQEQYFINDTLTFTLPPHRASI; this comes from the exons GAAGGCGACGTGATCACGGCCGACGGCGACGTGTTGCGCGGCGTGTCGCGCGGCACGCGGCTGCCCGCAGACCCGCGCCAGATATCTATGG GCGATACGTCACTGGTCCCTCTCTACACAGACGATGACTACGCGCCCAGCGTTTGCAGCTGTTCCTGCAACTGTTTCGGACCAAATAG GTCGATTCCATACCGCGACCCGCTCTCACCAGTGCCACCAACAAACATCAAACAGATCAAGACCAAGTACCGCGAGCTAGGCGGCATACCGCGCTACATCGAGAAGGCCTCTTCAAAAACCCGCTCGCAGTCCCTACGCCTCAATTCTGCCTCTGGATATCTATATATGAACGCCAAGAACGACTTTGAAATCGACCCTCAAGACTTCAAAGAGATGGTGGCGAAAAGACGAGAGCAGCTACGACGTGGCATGATGATGTATGAGATATGCAATGAGCAATACCTCAATTACAGACACAGCATCAGTCCTCACAGCTCTCTATACTCCATGAACATGAGATCAGAGAAATCCAACGACCCCTTAGTAGACGATTACGATTCTGAAAAATCTAGTTATGCGAAGAAAAAACTCATGAAGAACATAGCGAGGAACACGAGGGTCGAGAACTACTTTTATGATGATGCAGTGCTGCATTTCGATGAAGAATACGCGTTCGATGGCACAATATTGTACGCGAAGAGGAGAAAAATTGAGCAGAACTGGGACTTTACTTGTGAGTTGCCGAAGAACTATGATCAAGTGTCGAACGATGGGAGCTACGGGTACTACCTCCCGGATGACGATCAGGAACAGTACTTTATCAATGACACGTTAACGTTCACATTGCCTCCACACCGAGCGAGTATATAG